cagagcctggagcctgtcttcggattctgtgtcctccctctgtctctgaccctcccttgctcatgctgtctctctctcaaaaacaaagaaaacattaaaaaaaattttttttaaattttgttataaaaatggtTATCTTCCTGCTGAAATATGGCCAAAGTATACATCATACTTAAGAAAGGCATGGAAAATTAGAGGGAACTCCAAGAAGAATAgctaattgaaaataaaaacccagaggAAATCTCtagaatttagatttttttaaaatagcaaccAGAGTGAGCCACAAAATTTTCTGGCTCAAAAGTACGGGCATGTATCACAAAGGAGTGACTGGAAATGACTGTTCTCCTAAGAGAGCTGCCCTTAAAATCCTTAAGACTCTGGATTCATATTATATTAATGTGCATATAATTTTGACATGTTTGCTTACTGtactttttgtctttgctttttgtGGTACTGAACTTTTGCTGTGAATTGCCTTTGACCTTTTCACTCGAGTTTTCTGGCAgcagtttaattttttgaaattataaagttTAACTTCTGGCAGAAGTCATAGGAACAGAACAATAGCATCATCCAGAAAAGACTTCACTTTCCAAGGTAGAAGGGCTTTTTCTGAAATGATGCTTGCTGCTACCTCTTTAAATggaagtctaggggcacctgggtggctcagttggttaagcgtccggcttcggctcagatcatgatctcacggttcgtgggttcgagccccgcatcaggctctgtgctgaccgctagctcagagcctggagcctgtcttcagatcctgtgacaccttctctcactgaccctcccctgctcacactgtctctctctgtctctcaaaaataaataaaaacattaaaaaaaaaaatgggagtcTAGGTTTGCCTTCCTTTGCAGACTATTCCAAACCCCAGAGGGTTGAAAGGCCTAAAGAGAGTAGTgcttttgttaattcttttacTTGTTTCCAAGTCTGGAAAAGCCAATTCTGCTAAGAAAAACCTGTGAGTCTTTGTTACTACTTGTAGGGTCCAATTGAGTAAGTTATCTCCTCTTAAAACTCTTACCCTCTACTCTGCACAGACTTTTTGTCGATGGTTAGAGAATTCCTTGAAAGGTTTGCCAAAGGAGACAACTGTGGGAGCTGTCACGGTGACGCACAAACAGCTTACAGATTTCCACAAGCAAGTCACTAGGTGAGTGAtgtgggtttgggggggggggttgtttttttaagaaatgtgaacAGAAGCAGGAgtgtgcagaaaaaaaaatatctttgtttcttaTACCAAATTTACCTAAGAGTATATTTCTTATGTGCCTTTGTAAACTCACAATTTATTGTCTGTTTACATTGAATTGCACAAATTGGCATTAGAAAGTAGTCTGAGGGCGGGCAGGAGGGAATATCATGATGCTGTATAGGTGTGCATCAGTTTTTCTCTATAAGTGTATTAACTGGTGTAAGATCTTAATGGGTAAGTGGAAGCATTatttcttccaaaagaaaaatgcattaagCAGCCCACTGCCTTTCATAAAATCTATCTTTATCTTTAGGAAGTCCTTCTCTGTTCTCATCCATATTCAGGGGTCAGGAATACAGATATGAAAAGGTGAAGCATTAGTTGTGAAACATGGATGGTGTAAGCTGCAGTGAATTGGAAATTTTTCACCACCCCTAAAGATACTgaaattctaatattttgagagacagggagcgCGCAcatgtgcgtgagcaggggagaggcagtgagagagaatcccaagcagcacagaacctgacatggggctcgatctcaccaacaatgagctcatgacctgagccaaaatcaagagtgagacacttaacaaactgagccacacagctcaGTTTTGACTTACATTCATACAGTTGTGGAATGATTTATAGCTCTGAGAATGTGTGTTACATAAGAATATGTGTGTTACATTAGAATATTGGAAATATTCTAATTGTCCATCAAGAAAGAATAATTAATAGAATATAACTAGGTAGGTACTGAAAAAAGATGCAAGAATATGCATGTGATGAAAGTATatgataaaggggaaaaaagtaacagTATCATGTAACCCAACTTGtactgatgatttttaaaatttttgaattgtGATAAAATACTATAGCATTTACTGTTTTAACCATTCTTAAGTGTACTGTTcatagtgttaagtacattcacattgtgcaatttccagaatttttttcatcttgtaaaacttaAACTATAACCGTTAAACAACTCCCTCTCCTCCCATTCCCTAGTCCCCAGCAACCATtattctcctttctgtttctatgattaGGCTTCCCTAGATATTTcactaagtgaaatcatacagtatttgtccttttgtgactcacttagcatactgttctcaaggttcatccatgttgtagcatgtgtcagaatttccttcctttttaaggttgaaaaacattccattttatgtatataccacatttatttAATCTGTTGATGGCCATTTGGGTTACTTCTgcctcttggctattgtaagtaatgctgctgtgaacatgagtgtacaaatatctcttcaagaccctgctttcagttcttttgaatttgaattcctGACCCTGTCTTTTTCCCCCACTGAATGGTCTTGGTACATTTATTGAAAATCACTTGAGTGTATATGTGAGGGGTTTATTTTGGGGccctctcctctgttcttttGATCTCTTTGCCTTTATGTGAGTATCATACTATTTTGATTGCTATGGCTTTgtagtcaggctctgagctgtctgcatagaacccaacagggggctcgaccccatgaactgtgagatcataacctgatctgaagtcagacactcaaccgactgagccacccaggagactccccccgcccccttttaaagtaatctctgcacccggTGTGGGGCATGAATTCAtaatcctgagatcaggagttggatggtCTGTTGGCTGAGCCAGCCACATGCACCTCAAcctgaacttttatttatttatttatttggggagtgggggaggggcagagaatctcaagcaggctctgtgcagtcagctcggggcttgaactcacacacacacaaaaattcatgtatctttatttttgagagaaagagagacagagtgagcagggaaggagcagagagagggaggcacagaatctgaagcagactttaggctctgagctgtcagcacagagcccgacacagggctcaaacccatgaactgtgagatcatgacctgcgtcgaagttggatgcttaaccaactgaaccacacaagcGTCCCTCAACTTGCACTTTTAAAAgctgttttaggggcacctgcgtggcttagtcagttgggtgtccaacttcggctcaggtcatgatctaacagttcgtgggtttgaaccccacatcagcctctgtgctgaccatgtggagcctggagcctgctttgagttctgtgtctccctctttttctgcctctcctcaactcatgttctgtctttgtatctatctctctctcaaaaatgaataaacatttaaaaaaattaaaagctgttttattatatatattatagatatgcATAGTAAATTTCTGGAAAGATATATAAGTAGGACCAGGATGGGAGTGGAGAGAagactttaactttttatttcataacTTTCTACTTTTTTCAGGAGCAGTAAAACCAGACCTAATTTTTAAAGGGgggataaaataaattttaggccATGGTAACAGGGTTAATCTTCTTTTCTGAGACTTGATTTTATAATCCTGCTTTCcaaaatggtttattttctcaTCTCCCAGAGTTTCTCCagtaattttgttaatttcttaaaatccCAAACCTATGAGTGCTGTTATTTTGTTGCTTACTAAGTGGCTTAACACCATGTCCCAAAAGTAACTGACTTTTGGCCATGGATCAAATGACATGCATGACTGAAAAATAGCATATGGCTACCTTCGTGACACATTTTGCCGGAAGAAGGGAATTTCCCCTCTTCTAGGTAGGTGTATATTGACTGGAATAACTTtacaagattattttcttttcactgtgaATCTTCACAGTAGAAGTAGTTAGTATTCCACCTACAAGCTGTCTCAGAGGAGAGTGTGgcttcttccccccttccccccccccatatgTATTCCATCTAGTATTGGTCAGTAGAAGGGCAGGATCACACTGGCTCTAATTTCCATAAAGCAaatgggagttgggggagagaacCCTCAAAGGACTAGGCTTACAGTCAAGGCTCTTGGCTTGAATGTTGCCACTTACTGAACTTTAGCTTATTCATCTACAAAGTAGAGTTAGTAATACCCATCTTATTCACAAGGGTTATTATGAGATACCACATGGAAATCTGAAGATCTGTCATGTAGTAGGTGATCAGTGAATGTTAACTTTCTCTTCGGAAAAGAACCTGCCGGAATGTCATTATGCACTTGCAAAGCTAGCTGGAGCATGTCTCTTGCCAGCTCTAAGGCAACCACCCACACATTCTAAAATAAGTTTCCACCAAACCCATATTCCCTTCTCTGGGCTAATCTCTGACAGTCAAGATAGAGTAATACAGTCATGGAATTCCCTAATTTAAGGAGAATTGAGAGGTGCAGAAAAGGAACCCAAATAATGCAATGTTACGAACAAAAACATCTGTAATCTTTGCCCTGTGATAAGGGGAAATAAGATGCACTACGAACTTGGCCTACTTGATCTCTCATTGCTGAACAAGTTTTGCAGCTCCTTGTATAGTAGGCTGTGACAGTGGTGGGAAACGAATAGAAGATGTAATGTTAAGGTGCTAGAGAAAACGTTTGAGATTGCTCACCTCCTCATAGTAATTCTCTTTCTCTAGTATGCGTGTTGCCTGTGAACCTTCTGTtccatgcatgactcagtctccctttTGGTTTTAAGGTCCTGTAACTCCTGCCTCAACATGCTGCTTTGTTTGCCATCCTAGCAGGGAGGGTAAACTGGTTCAGTTTCATTTCGGCAAGTCCAAGCCTGTTTTTCACATAGTAGTGGTAATTAATTAATTCCCTAACATCTTTAGTTGGTCAACTTGAAGAAATCTGGGGCTCTTCATTCTGAAATCATTCTTGCTCTCTAAGCACCACTAATTAGGACTAGAAGAAATCCTGCCATCATTTCCCATTTCTGTATGTTGGTATTTATTCTCTGACTCTTACCACTTGCATGCCGATCTCAAGAGCAGAAATGTTGAATAAACGAAGCATGGACACTAGCGTTAGAGGCCAGTATGGGGCTGTCTTTATGCTCAGGTTGTTAGTTGGAGGTTGGTTACTCTCCATTATTGAGCAGAACATTAGGTAAAAAGGGTTGCGTTTCTCAGCAAACCACTACTAGGATTATGGGGCTTGAGGAATGAAAAGTATTCAGAAGTATGGTGAAAGGATTGGGACTGTGGGACTGGAAGTCACAAAATAGAACCTAGAAAAATagtggacatttttctttttttaaaaatccctttctttGGCCTTAATCACCAAGGAAGGACACATTACTCATCTGGCCGAAGCTCTGGACACCAGAGCAGGTGCCAGCAGGACGGGAGTGCAGCTGGGCTGGTCGGAGACGCTGGCCTCACCCCTCCTTCACTCTGGCTCCCCGCAATTCTCGGTGCTTGCATTTTGGTTTCGGCACTTTTTCTCTTGTGTCACGAGAGAGGTGAGGCATGGAGTTATCATTCTCTTTCAGATTAGACCAAGCCGTCTGGTTGAAGAAGGGTagaatttaaaacacataaggcTTTAGGATAGCAAAAGAATCTGAAGTCTCCATTGCTGTCCCATATTTAACTGTTTTCCTGTTGTCATAGTTCGTTATAATAGCATGCCTCACAGCGGCTTCTCTTGGGTTACATATCTTCTTTGTTTGTGACAGTGGAGGCATGAGCGATATGCTCTCCCCACCCAACTACTTCCTTTGTAGTCAGTACTCATTTGGAAATAGACTGCGGAAGGTAATGGTTGTATTGAAACATGTTAAattcacaaatggcagaatttcagtAAAAGCAGAAGACTTCATCATTTTCATTACATGTTTAGGATGGAGAGAGGCTGGAAGAAAATTTGTAGGATATTTTGTTGAATCAAATCCTGGAGTCTAAATCAAGATTCATAATGATATTTCAGACCTTTAATGGTGGGGAAATCCAGATGTAGGCAGTAAGGGGATTGTTCTCATTCTACCTTCTTTTCTGTCATTGTTAGCAGTTCCTTCCCAGGTGTTTAGTCGTTAATAGAAGAAGAGAGCACTTTCTTCTGATGTTGAACCCTAGGTGGGAGGCTGTGTGGTCCCTGAGTTTTTCTGAGCCAAAGAGAGGGCCGAAGAAGAATGAGCATAGGAGGAAGTACTTCCTTTTCCACTATTTTTAGCTTAGCCTCATGTTTAGTTACCAACAATGGTTATGAAGACTGACCAGAAGAATGAAGTGAGCATCAACTGGTGTCTTGGTGACTATTTTGGATAAACAAGGCCCTTTGAAAAAACAGGGTCAAATGAAGATTGGCCCATTCAAACCCCATCTCAGTGCTTGCCTGATGACGGAGTccggcttcctcctcctccctttctacGTGCCTTAACCCTTTTCCtatctcctctcccttctcctcccacaAGAGGAAACCCTGAGCAGCCTGTTCAACTAGAAAATCGATGACTGATAGAGACTTAGTTGCTGGACTGGGCTTTATAAACAAAATCTGCCTTTGGAAAAGAACGAGGAAGCCAGGGTACTAAGTTAGCTCAGCTTGTAGAGTTAATATTATCAGCCTTAGGTGAATATGCTTGCTTTCTCATATTTATGTCAGGGACTTTAACCAAATATTGAACTGATTTAATCCTCCAAACATTATGAAATAGGTAATAGACTTGGCAACTGAAGCGAGTTGGTAACTCGCCCAAGAATGGTGGAcccaggattcaaacctaggcaGTTTTTCTCCATGTACTCTTTGGAAACCATACAGCTTATAATTATTCTCGTATGCAGTAGTTAATACTTGCCCTTGAGTTACAGAAAGATCAGAAGCAGTCAAGAGACAGTGGAGAGCGCTCCAGCCAGAGCCGAGATCATTCTCACTGAGCATCAGTGCTGCGGTGGTTTTTCAGcatattatttctttctcctcagtCAGGGACCAACCTACCCTTTTCTTTTCTAGTGCTGAGGAATGTAAACAAGTTTGCTGGGCCTTGCGAGACTTCACCAGGTTGTTTCGATAGCTCACGCTCCTGCACTGTGCCTGTCACCCAGGTGAGTgtccagcttttccctggctgtCAGGAGTGCTTGGGGATGACATTGGTTTCAGTGCCTGCCTTGGGACTTATACTGTAGCTGGTCAGGAAAGATTTAAAGTTTAACATTGCCAAACAGCGAGGAGATGCATGGCCCTGATTTTCTTGGGCCAAGGCAGCCAGGAATTGTCAGCTTCCTTTGGATGCCATCTTCACCCCCACAGGAAAGTTATTGTAGAAaagctcaaaagaaaaaattctcctGTCATCTTCTTGCAGGCACTTTAGAATGGTAAATGtgtatgttaaagaaataaacactttttaaccTGGCTACTTTGGTGAAAACAGCGCTGACCTGAAGTTGACTGTGGTTACATGACACCGTTTTCCTAGAACTGACCTTCCAGATCAGTGAGCAAAGATACTTACCACTTTTATAGTCTGAATACTGAACTGCCAGGTTCTGACCAAGGCCAGAGGTATAGGAAAGGAGGTAGCCTCATTGTCTAGCTCTTGATCAGCCATTTTTCTCCATGTGCTTCCTAACTTCTTGTTCTGAGGTACAGCAAGAAGCTTAGCTGAGGTCACAGAGGACTGGGTAGTGGGATTTGGGTGCCAGTTTCTTGACTGAGAGAAGAAAGGCAGCTCTCCTCTTAAGCCCCACCTTTGATGTCTTAGGCAGAATTTATTCTCCCAGGAGGCAAAACGTGCAGCACCTTCCTGGCAGTTTCTGTCGTTAAATGCGTGCATAGATGAAGGTACTCTTCAGGCAGTGCCTCATCACACCAGAAATTACTTCTGAGCTTTGGTTCTTTAAAGATTAGTGATATTACTTGGGATCTTCAAGTTGTGTGGTGTTGATAACAGCTAACGGGTGCACCAGGCTTGTTAGTGGACAGCTGTGGATGTTCATGGCTGACCTATATGGTGCCtttactgtgtgtcaggtgcTGGGCTCGGTGCTCCATGTATATTAACTAAGATAATCCTCAGCTGGTTCTCTGGGTTAGTTGccttttttattcccattttacaggggaaTAGAGGCTCCAACTGCTAAATGATTTGTGTGATTGTCATAGTCAGTAATTGATAGAGCTGCAATTCAAGTGCGGACATTCTGGTGCCAGAGTCCTTACTTTTGACCACGGTACTTAATACTTTTACAGAGTACCTTCTTCATATAGACTAAATCAGTGGTTTTTAAACTTCTGTTAGTAAGCAAAGCCTTCCTTCAGAATAAACTCTTGCATGAAACTCCAGTATTTAAACAGTACTGACAAGTAGATACTTTGTGTGTTTGGGGTGGGTCGCCCGGATCTGTTGGTTCACTCTACCCCCAACATACATTCCCTAGTTTCCACCGCACACTCCAAATTAGAAAAGGGCTGCAGACGGTGTCACTAAAGCAGTAGCTCTCTTGAAATCACAAGTAAAAAAtccaacttcctttctttttggcaCTGAGTCCATGCCGCAGAGGGCAGAGTGGGGTGCCTGAGCGAGGGCAAGGACGTCTGCCCTGACTTTATGAGAAGCTTACTGTGTCCTGGACCACAATTATtgactgttttctctcttttgtcaggaatgtcttttttaattagaagacaagaagaaaacaaaacccagactgTGTCCCACAATCAGAAACCTCCATTGTGGCAGAGGGGCCTTCACCGCCACCAGGGCGTCCCGCCAGACAGGGAGAGACTCCAGCCTTCAGAGGCCATCCTGAGGAGCTCCTGTTTGGGGTGTGAGGGAAAATCAGCGCGGTTTAAGAAAAGATGGCTGTGGCCTGTCCGGCGTGGTGGGAGGGGAGCTGGTTTCCTGGTGAACttgtttcaaaaggaaaaataattttaaagaaataaaaaaggaaaaaaaaggaaaactaaacgGAAACCAGAACTGAAACGTTCACTTGGCAgcagtgacacacacacatacacacacgtacctGTACACACGTGCTGACACGCATGTGCACAGTAAAATAAAAGTGCAAATTTTTGTGAAGCAGAAACCATTTACTTAGAAAATGGGAATTCAGATGAAATAACTGCAATTGGAAGAAAAGGGTCGGGATCATCTCTTaaggttttttattgttttttcctctctttctctcccaccctccatgccctttcccccctcctcttttaACAAAAATGAGTAGAAATTTATCCCACTCTCCCAGTGTTTCTTCCCCCGTCTAGAGTTGCTCAGACATGGAGAAGCCTGTTTGTTTTATATCATGGTCTCATCAGTGATACAGTTCCTACGAGGGCCAAAACTCACGTATATCCCAACCCTGACCCTATCCAGTCTCTAAATCCACTTCCAATCCACAGTGGGTTGTCATCCGCCAAAACTAGGGTGAGTGggatataaatgtatattctaagttttagtgtttttaagatttttttaaaatttttcacccACAGacatgagagaggaaaaaaggagggtGGGAATATGGGGGAAAGTGTTTACAGGGCTAACTGTATTTTActaaaaaatgtggaaattatTTGACTTCGTTGGGGGGTGAGGCGGGAGAGGGAAACCCAAAGCTGATCTTAATGTTTTAAAGGAGTTGCAGCCCTGCACAGGCATTAGATTTGAGGGCACTGTTCTGTCTGGTGTTACAGCCATCTCAAGAACAaatcaacagcaacaaaaaaaagagaaaaaaacaataaatttttaaaatttaatcagtgtttgtttctccttccttttacCGCCTCAGAGCTCTGAAATGATACAGCTAGACTACACCAGTGAGCAGTCCTAGGCGTTACCTGGGAGATGGCTGCCTGTGGAGTTTAAACGGCAGGCCCCTGCTCTTGATGCCATGGACTCTTCATGTGTCAGGGGAGTTGGCTCTTTTATTCTTCTAGTTCACCCTAAAACTCATGCTACATTTGTGGTACGTATATTCTTTCTACAATGGCCACTCCAATAGTTTGATTGACTCCTAACCTTCTGAATACAGTATttggtctttgaaaaaaaagaaacctgtattTGCACTATGATTGACATAGAATAAGCTGCACATATTTAAGTTACACAATTGATAAGCTTTGACATAGGAtacacccatgaaaccatcaGCACAGTCAAGATAGTGAACATATCTTTACCCCCAAAAGTTTCCTCGTGCCTCTTACCATCCTCCCCATGCTCAAGTAggcactgatctgctttctgtccctgtaGATTAGTTCGcattttctgtagttttatataaataggaTCACTCAGCATGTTAATTGGGTTTTGAGCTAATAAGCTTGACTGTAGAGCTTTATCTAATATTTGAAATCACTGAAACAAACTTTCCTACATAACATCACTTGTACTCAGAGTTTGACTTGGACAGAATCTCAGActgcacacatttaaaaatccacaCCCTTACTTCAGCTAGCTTCCTCCTAGAAAGCAAAGCCAGCCAGTTCAGTGATCACAGAGCACTACTGACTCAGCAGGAAGGCAGGCCCTCCCTCTGACATGGCCCCAGAGGTGGAGGGCAGGTGCTGGGGAAATAGTCAGCTGATATCAGAAATCAGGTCTGATAGAACAGCATGGAAGCAACTggatctttttaatatttattagttcaaaaatacataaaattccaCTTCTACCCCCATGTTCTTTCAAGAAGGAGGTAGCTGCCAGCCTTAAGGATCTGGTATAATACCTGTGTGCATATCTGTCTCAGATATGAGGACAAGAGGCTCAAACTAGGGAACCCCCAGATCGGATCAGGCCCATGCCCTGCTGAGAGAGCATGGCTCACTGCACTTGGCGGTTTTTGCCAGAGGAATTGGGGGGCAACCACAAAGGTGGGCCACTCTGGAACAAATACCTCTCAGGTAGGCCtctcagattggggaagttccTCTGCTCACTGGGCTGATGTCTGAGTTCCcccagagtgagcagaggagaggcataTCCAGGAAGACTGAGCCCTCAAAGCAAAAGTGGCTTCTAGCTTCCCTCAGAGGTTACAAGGAGAACCTGGAACTCAGACCTCTCTTCCCTCACAGCACAAATCCACTTCCAGAAGACCCAGAAAGAACTgcaagccagtcaggtgcccacTGGGGCCATCGCACAGCCACCTGGAAAGCCCGTGCCAGTCACTATCTGCAGTCTCATTGTTGCATGCCGACTGGGTGCATGGGCCAGGCCCCCTGGCCATCACCGAGGCCTGCCACGGGAGGGGCCTGGGCCACGGGCTGCAACCGCTGCTGGGACTGCCAGATGTGATGGAGCTCCTTGAACTGCTCCACCATGCGGTCTTTGAGGTCTGGGTTTGAGATCTGTAGCCGGATACTATCAGCGGACCAAGAAAGCTCCCCTGAGAACATCTCCAGCAACAGCCGAGCTGCTACAGGCACCacctggggggggagggcggcAAAGAGGGACGGGGAGAACCTCGACAGGACTGTCAAGTCTAGATGTGCCTCAGGCATCCGCCAGGAGGAAGGGCCACCCATTTCTACTTCATACAAAGGTTATGTGTGGACAGCCCTGGGCCTTGATTATCATCATCTGGCTGCCAGGTTCACGCTGCTCAGAGCCCTGAGACTCCACCCTGGGGTGAGCCCCAGGATTTCCCAGTATTCAAGCCAGAGCAAGAGTGGGGCTTGAAGGATGAGATGGTGGTATACCTGTACAGTGATGAGCTTCTTCTCTCGGGGTTTGCGGTCAGGCCACTCCTCCCCAAAGCAAAAGAAGATCTCAAATGGTGGTGGGGTGTTGGTCTGGCCCTTCTGGAACAGGATGAGCTCTGCAGCAAGATCAAGACCTTTAGATGCTAGGCTAGAAGCACACCCCTGGATGAGAGGAAGCCAGGAGGAGCACAGGGCGAGTCCCTCACCATTGAGAAAATGCTCCAGGCTGAAAAGCTTGGTTTTGACCTCCCGCTGGATGGGGTTGGGCTGTGAGCCGTGGGCTGAGGCACAGGGCCCACTCCAGAACACCTTGCACTGGCACAGGCGGATGGCATACAGGTCTTGGCCTTGCAGCTGGAGGATGAGCCCGCGGTCCAGGACGTCCAGCAGCTGGTTTGTGTAGAAGCGTTGCTTTTCGCTGGGGATGTCCTCGGGGCTGGGGAAGCGCACTTGCTCCAGGCTCACGGGGCCGAAGAGCTCTACCTGCTCTTGTGTGGCCTCCAGCTGGCTGTAGAAGAGCCGGCAGCCCTGTGGGTTGCTGATGGTGAGGGCACGGGGTGGCCGCCCCCGGTACTGGAACTTGATCTCCAGGTCAGTCACTGTGGGGCAGAGGGCAGGCCGGCCTGGTGTGTGAACCCTATGCCTCCTTGATCTGCAGCCCACTGACTTGCTCTCCTCTGCCTAGCAGCCAGGCCATCTTGTCAGCTCTCCCATTTATATCCGACCCCACCCAAGGAGGGACTGGCTTGAGCAtctttgctcttcctcctccacccttcTTGCAAACCACCCCGGCCCAGCACATTTTTGCAGAGTAacccccctgcccagccctcctgTGGGTCCTTACAAGGCAGCATGTGGGGGCTGATCAGCAGGTCGGGCAGGAGTTGTTCGCCCGTGGGAGGCAGGCTGGCAGCCAGGGGTCCAGGCTGCAGGCTCAGCAGGACCTCAGGGAGAAGCTCCCCAAAGCCAGCAGAGTTCccaggggtggggcccaggaggcttGGGTCTGGTGCAGGTGGGCCCAGCACCACAGGTGGCTGGAGAGTGGAGGGCCACTTGACATCCTCTTTCGGTAAAGAATAGGGTGCCATGGGGGGGCCAGGTTGCACTGCTTCTACAGAGAGTGGGGGCAAACAGCTTTAATGTCATTTCTGGTAACCGCCCTCTAGGCCCACCTACTCCTAGCCCTGGTCCTCCCTTCAGCCCCCTCCCAGGTACCTGTGGTACCTGCAGCTTCTCCTTACTCTAG
The genomic region above belongs to Suricata suricatta isolate VVHF042 chromosome 2, meerkat_22Aug2017_6uvM2_HiC, whole genome shotgun sequence and contains:
- the IRF5 gene encoding interferon regulatory factor 5 isoform X2, whose amino-acid sequence is MNQPAPRAPPPPRRVRLKPWLVAQVNSCQYPGLQWVNGERKFFYIPWRHATRHGPSQDGDNTIFKAWAKETGKYTEGVDEADPAKWKANLRCALNKSRDFRLIYDGPRDMPPQPYKIYEVCSNGHAPAESQPSEDYVFGAGEEEEEEEEELQRMLPSLSLTEAVQPGPPMAPYSLPKEDVKWPSTLQPPVVLGPPAPDPSLLGPTPGNSAGFGELLPEVLLSLQPGPLAASLPPTGEQLLPDLLISPHMLPLTDLEIKFQYRGRPPRALTISNPQGCRLFYSQLEATQEQVELFGPVSLEQVRFPSPEDIPSEKQRFYTNQLLDVLDRGLILQLQGQDLYAIRLCQCKVFWSGPCASAHGSQPNPIQREVKTKLFSLEHFLNELILFQKGQTNTPPPFEIFFCFGEEWPDRKPREKKLITVQVVPVAARLLLEMFSGELSWSADSIRLQISNPDLKDRMVEQFKELHHIWQSQQRLQPVAQAPPVAGLGDGQGAWPMHPVGMQQ
- the IRF5 gene encoding interferon regulatory factor 5 isoform X1 → MNQPAPRAPPPPRRVRLKPWLVAQVNSCQYPGLQWVNGERKFFYIPWRHATRHGPSQDGDNTIFKAWAKETGKYTEGVDEADPAKWKANLRCALNKSRDFRLIYDGPRDMPPQPYKIYEVCSNGHAPAESQPSEDYVFGAGEEEEEEEEELQRMLPSLSLTGGAGKWCGWGPRVRRSCRYHSCLPPLSVEAVQPGPPMAPYSLPKEDVKWPSTLQPPVVLGPPAPDPSLLGPTPGNSAGFGELLPEVLLSLQPGPLAASLPPTGEQLLPDLLISPHMLPLTDLEIKFQYRGRPPRALTISNPQGCRLFYSQLEATQEQVELFGPVSLEQVRFPSPEDIPSEKQRFYTNQLLDVLDRGLILQLQGQDLYAIRLCQCKVFWSGPCASAHGSQPNPIQREVKTKLFSLEHFLNELILFQKGQTNTPPPFEIFFCFGEEWPDRKPREKKLITVQVVPVAARLLLEMFSGELSWSADSIRLQISNPDLKDRMVEQFKELHHIWQSQQRLQPVAQAPPVAGLGDGQGAWPMHPVGMQQ